From the genome of Zalophus californianus isolate mZalCal1 chromosome 5, mZalCal1.pri.v2, whole genome shotgun sequence:
GAAACAAGGGCCAGATTTCCTTTTCCAAGAGATGCTCCAAAACCAGAGGTATGTGAAACTTTGGAATTTTAAATGGTGACAACAATTTTTAATATCCTCCATCCCAgccctccaaaaaagaaaatccatgagCAACCATCTACAATCTGATATTTTGATTCCAATCCCAGATTTGGAATCAAAGTAATAGCTCTTCAGGTCTTTGGCATATCAATGAATTTCTGCGCTTCACggtcctcatctgaaaaatagggTCATAAACTTAAAACACAATAATACTTATTAAATAcctaaaacaggggcgcctgggtggctcagttgttaagcgtctgccttctgctcaggtcatgatcctggggtcctgggatcgagccccacatggggctccctgctcagcagggagtctgcttcaccctctcccattccccctgcttgtgttcctgctctcgctatctcgctctgtcaaatgaataaataaaatctttaaataaataataaatacttaaaaccGGTCCCAATACAGTGTAAGCAACTAAACAGAGTTTCCTATAGGTGAAGAGTGGATATTACTAACCGTAAATTATCTGCTGCAATCTTCAAAGAACCTAATTGAAAATTCCAGGGAGGTAGAGTTCTCAGATTTAGAGCCTTTCAAATTCTGATTACTGAATAGTGAGTATTAAAGTCATTAGAAACCAAATAGAACCAGCAATAAAGAATGTTTAGCAATAGATATTTAATGAGCTGGAAGTGGCTCTTCTAATTAAGAGATCTAATAACTGTCACTAGTTAATGGCCACGGAAAGGCAGTAAAGTACACATTGAAAGGTGTATGTTTCAGGGAGAACAGTGGCAGAGTCTAAAATAAGCTGTTAAAACAAACCAAAGGGTTTTAAGGTAAGTTTTTCAAATCAGATATACTTCTATTGTCAGATTATAGACCCTTGTCAAACACTTCCACTAATTTTCATACTGTTTTAAGCAAATTCCAAAGAATACCAACTGCGAGATTAGGAAGAGTCTGTTAAAGAATTGCTTTATTAatacaaaacatacacacaaactaCTGAGTGCtaagaaatttaaatatctaAGTCATAGCAAACAGGTGGCAATTCAACATCCAGGGTCGACAGAATGCTTGGAGACTGCAACAGATCTAGAAAACAGGAATTTCGTATTCAATATCAGCAAACGCTTTAGTCATTGTCCATCTCAACACAGACATTGGTTGTCAATTTTACTCGTAAATTCTTATTTTCAACTTTGTCTAATGaatccctacccccaccccagctagacacacatacccacacacacttacttcttgaaatgtggctaagATCCCAGAATTAACCTTCATTTGGAAATAAGTCTTAGACCTACCTGAAACTCTACTGTTCTTAGAGACCCAGGTAAGAGCCAACAATATCActaacataatttataaaatagtatACGTTATCCcatcagaacaaaaagaaaacataccgCTGATAGCTTTTGATCACCAGCTAGAACCGAGACTTCCAACCTTGGCAGTAAGAAGGTTTTGCCATTCTGTGCTATTGTGCTCAGGTGTCTTAATCCTAGATTAGCTTTGGGTAGAACTTAGAATTCTTGTTCCAAACAAGTTTCTTACACTTCAAGTCATAAGCTAAGAAGCTATatcctaaatttaattttgtttcctgtatctagAACTGTCCAGATTCCAGAAGGACTTAATGTTACCTGGGCATTTGGGACTGAAAACAATACCAATTGAAAGCAGTTTTCATTATTCTAAAACCTCATCTCTGAGGTTTGAAATAGAAATTACTCGTAGGCTAACCTTCTATATGATAATGGAAATATTATGACTCAAATAATTCACAGCCCTTCTAGAAGGGCACTTGTTCACTTACTCGACTCCCATGGTGAAGAGGGCATCTTCAGAGGTGAAGGGGGGCCCAGGTGCAACAGCTTCTCGAGTTCCCTCTCCTCATCAAGGATCATGAGAGGCACTCCACTCAAGGGGAGGCGTGCAATCTGGTGCTCTTCAGGCAGGTCAAAACTCTCAAAATCTGCCACAAAGACAAAAGCACTTTatcagggcagtggttctcagagcaGTCAGTGGCCCCCTGGGGGTCTGAGACCCTTTCAGTGGGTCTATGAGGTCAAACTATGTGCTCAGTAACATTAACACCTTCTTCAGCTGTGTTGACATTCGTGGTGATGGTACAAAATCAACAATGGACGGAACTGCTGTGTTTCAGCACAAGTCAAGGTGGTGGTGATAAACTATATTTTATAGTCCCTATACTCCTCAGTACCATTCACCTGCAGTAAAACATTGCCAGCTTCAGATCTCACTTTACCATCTGCAGTAGGAAGTATTAATTTTATTAGCTCTCAACCCTGAGGAACAGTGGTCTTTTTAGTATTCTGTACAATGAAATAAGAACACCATAAAGCACTTTCTGCTGCATGCCAAAGTACCAGGTGAGGtccaagaaaaaaagatttgtgtgattatttggtTTGCAAGCTAAACTAGAGGACTTTTTCCTGGAACACTGTTTAGTTGAAATAGCAATGGAAAGACAAACTGGTTACTCAGACTTGGGTATTTGTAGCACATTTTCtcagaagaatgaaagaagtCTATCACTTCATGAAACACAGTATTCGTTGCCAATGatcatttcaagaaaaaaaaaaaaaaaccactagaattttggaaaacttatcCACAATCATTAGCTTGCCAACTTCCTAATACTTACACCTTTCTGATGAGATCAGTGGTGACATTAATGAATGTGTGTTTGATATTGCATAATGAAACACTTTAATATTTGGATGATCTACATTTCTCAGTGAATCATTATTTCTAAATGATCAATGTGTGATAAATGCAAAAATTGATTCAAAGTGCAGAACAGCACAGTGGATTTTATTGTCAGAGTACAAAATGTTCACTGAAAGGGTTTCAGATTACATATTGCAACCATACATTCAGAAACTGCCACTTGTTGGGTTTTAGTGCGGTATGAAAGAAAACTCTCCACACTTATCTGAAAAGACTATTGAAATGCTCTTCCCTTTCTTAACTGCGTATCTGCAtgaggccagattttcttcatgtACTTCAACCAAAGGAGATGCAATAGATTGAATGCAGAATCAGAGGAGAATCCAGGTGGTTTTATGTTAAGCCAAATTAagcaagttttcaaaaatataaaatcatgcaattcttctaaatgttttagaaaagttattttatgttaaaaaaaagttacctacATTAATGTAATGGGTTTTtaaggaattcatttttttatttaaatttcctgcATTAGGGATTAAAATTGATAAACACCACAcaaacaaaagttctttggggTCTTCACTAACTTTTAAGAGTTGTAGAAGTCCTAAAACAAATTTGAGAACTATTGGGTTAAGTAACACTCCTTCTTATAATCCAAGTGCCTTATTTCTTAggattatttaaagattttttggggggggcaccagcctggctcagttggtagagcatgatattattgatctcagggtcatgagttcaagccctatattgggcggaaaggttaaaaaaatttttttaattaaaaaagaaaatacaacaaattTTTGACAGtaacaaaaatagaatttaaatatggattctttcctcttttcaagGGGTTTAGCATTTCCTCAAaagaaggaagatggaaggagaaCCATTATTTTCTGAAGTGTGAAAGTTCTCTAAAGCCTAAATACTAGGAATCAGTCTACTCTTTTCAAGACTACTAAAAcccagaaattaaaaaggaattgagTGATAGGTGACTACTTAACCTAAAACCCCTCAATTATACGGTGCGcccaagtggctcagttggttaagcatctgccttcagctcgggatcccagagtcccaggattgagccccacatcgggctccctgctcagcagggagtctgcttctccctctgcccctccccctgcctgtgctcagtctctctcaagtaaataaataaaatcttaaaaaaacaacaacactgaaTTATAAAGGAAACCATAAATAGACAAgactccagaggaaaaaaaatctgcaacatAATAAGGTTAAATTTCCTGTATCCACAAAAgctattaaggaaaagaaaaaaggaaagaaagacctattatcaaaggaaaacaaagataccaacaggaagttaaaaaaaaaagctacagaagGCCAATAATCAAATATGCTCACTACACATACATGCTCCCCAATTTAAAACAGATAGTCACTGCCTTTTTGAGAagagttttaaaacatttgctgTTAGAGATTAGAGAAGCAGGCATCCTCAACCACTGTAGGTGGATTCAGTAATTTATGCTATTTTGGAGGGCAACTTGGCATATGTTTCCTCAAACACAGCATATTGCAGTCCTCCTTCCTGATCAATATGCACAAATCTACCTCATTTTCCTTAATGGTTAAATGGTAATCATTAGCATAGAAGCACTTCATTTTATCAAATCTTAATCACATACCATCGGAGACTCAGCAATCCTTAAAGTTTACTCCCCAGCTATCCTCACAAACTCACAACAATACAATTTCAAGAACTCTAACTGCAGAATTGTATTATATAAAAGCCAGCGACAACCTGGAGGTACAGAATGACTAAATGCCCTTTGGCTGAAAGGCCAAACAAAAATGCCAGCTTCCAGAACCACTCCAGTCCTTTGCTCTACCTCAGGATCTCTGCACACACTTAAGTGCGCTGCTCTgccttgccccccgccccccatacCTTTTAAAAGGCCACATCATGTCACGTCCTGAGAGAAACCTTCCCTGCTCTTCCAGGTGAGGTTTAGATCCCCCTAATGGGCTGGTGTTCTCCTTCTCACACTTACAGTGAGAGGATTTTTTCAGTGTTTGCCTTTCCCTCCAAATTATGGGCTCCCTCAAGGTGGGGCCTGGCTTGTTAACCACTGCATCCAAAGCCTGGATACAGTAGCCTCTCCTcaaactgaagaaaattaaagcttGAAAAGGTGCTTCTATAACAGAAAATACTTTGGATACATGTAGCAGGTTGAAGGAGTAAAAATACACACATTATCACAGACTATGTGGATTTTTTCAGATATTGTTCAACTTGACAttaaactcactttttaaaaggcTTGCTAGGAATACGGTCCACTTTAGACTTGTTCAATGTTAGTGAACACATCTTATCTCCCTTATGTGGTAAGTATTTGAGGAAACAATGTTCTCTACATCTGCGCAAATTCCTCTTCTGACCTAAGATGTTCCTTACAAATAAATCCACCAACAAGTACTTTTATTCAAAGAAACCcagattcttggggcacctgggtggctcaggtggttaagcgactgccttcggctcaggtcatgatcccggggtcgtgggatcgagccccgcattgggctccctgctccacaggaagcctgcttctccctctcccactccccctgcttgtgttcctgctctcactgtctctctctccgtcaaataaataaataaaatctttaacaaaaaacaaagaaacccagATTCAGACAGTCTTATTACAGTTTTGGGTCATAGGTCATATTCATATCCATATCAAATTAGACTTGAATTGGATTCTAAGAGACACTCAAGACTAAAGCATTTTTGTAATACCAAAAGAATACTACCTAAAGGATTGAAGGgaaagaatttttctatttctggataGGTGTCATCCGAGGCAGGAACAGAGCTTTTTGCTTTGATAGTCTTCTCAGTCACCTAAAACCACCCAAGAAAATATGAATTAGTGAAAGGGGAAGCCTTGTCAACTGATTAGAACAAAAGATCATAGTCTTCTTTAAGACATGTGACTGCTTCACCAGTTTTCAATTTCATGCTGACTTCTAAAAAACCATAATTCTTAGTTCTCATAATTACATACCAATACAATTCAGCAAGCAATTCTAGTAGCACGGTTCATGAGTTTAAGTCTGAAATTTAAGTATCCGCAGCTCTTAACATATGTCACCAAGTAGGCAGAGTTAATTCAGAGCTAATCAACTCAGTCACTCAACCTGTCAGAGAAAACAGCATGAGTCACCCAAATAGAAGCTAATCCTAGCAGCCATTTTTGGCTTTTGGAAGGGTGATTTCCATCTGTGTTTCCATCAGTGTTACCTTAATTATTTGCTTGGttaatataaattgaaatatacACACTGAGTAAGAGTCAGCAAGAGACAGTCAAGGACTTTAGAAGCCTGGATAACTACCTAGTCTAAAATTGGCAGATAAGCAGTCTACCATAGCAGGCCAAAGCAGAAGCCTGCAAATTCTTGATCCAACTTTATGTCATATGTGCATACCTAGAGGAAATCCTTAAAGTAGGGTTTCCCATACTTCAGTTCTCTGTCACATTCTCATTATTTTTGCCATAGCCTTGCAATACTTGAACTTAACATTTCTCTTACTCAGTTTTCTAAAAGATATcttgtcctgggcgcctgggtggctcagttgtttaagtgactgccttcggctcaggtcatgatcctgaagtcccgggatggagtcccgcatcgggcttcctgctcatcagggagtctgcttctccctctgaccctcccatctcatgtgctttctctctctctctctttctctctcaaattaaataaataaataaaatctttaaaagatatcttGTCCTAAACCACACAagtcttattttaatataaagtactattttttccctaatacatagtaaaaccatttattttatcaaatgaaGTGTAAGTCTACGTGCTGAGTCATCTTTCACAGCAAAGTCTCCTCAGTCTGGGATGCACAGACCTTcagctcatgcacacacacaaaaatcaacatgCTAGCAAAGTAAAGTACCTGGTGCTTGCTcaaggaggcgggggggggggggggggatggtagCACCTGAGCTATTATATTAGCTCCCTGACCTCCTGCAAAGGACCCTCCCTCTCAGTACTTTCTGTATCCATAAGTAGATGCTACCAACCAATCCGCTTTGACACTAGTTAAGAGCAGGTGAGGCAAAAATATTCACCAGCTGCTTCTGAGACTTCTGATCTCAAGGCACAGAGGAAGACCACAGAGTATGCTTCCCTCCCCTTAATCTACGTTTGGTAGCCTCTATCTCCTTGTATTCACGAGAGAAAGCAAGGTAGGATGCCAATAGTCATTTTAAGAGTCAAAAGTGCtagagtgggggcgcctgggtgggtcagtccttaagtgtctgccttaggcttaggtcatgatcccagggtcctgggatagagccccacatggggctccctgctctgcaggaagcctgcttctccctctcccactccccctgcttgtgttccctctctcgctgtgtcgctgtcaaatgactaaataaaatcttaaaaaaaaaaagtactagagTGTTTCAACAGTGACTTTGCAGCCAACACTTACCTTTTTGGCAGAGAAGGTCGGCTGCTTCTGTTTGAGAGATCCATTAGTCTTTACTGAGTTTTCTGTGGCTCTGTTGACAGTTCCCAAAGCCTTTCTGGCAACTTTAGGTAAGGCTGCTTGAGCATCAAACATTTTGCCTACATGTGGTGTTGAAACCTGAGATCTCCCATCTAAAGCTTTGACTGCTGAAGAAAAAGACTTACCATAAGATTAGGCAGGCAATAAACACCTGTGCAACTTGAAGGCTGACTGTGTATATCAACCTGGCCTCATTCTCATCCCCAAATTCAACCCCCACTTTTGACGGTGGCATGGCCGTATGCCCAACAGTACTTCAGTTCTGTACCCTCTTAAATAATCTAAGGCACTGAACATGAAAAAGAGACCCCTAACAAGCACGTTGCAATAGAGGTATTCGGTAATACCTGACTCAAGTTGCCAACGAAGTACACGGAATGCTTCTCCAACTCCGGGCCACGCCCACAATTGATTCACAATACCTGTAACTCGCTTTGCAGCCTGTATACTTACGAGGCCTAGACCCCGGCTTCAGCCCGTCCTTGGGAGCCACACGGGTGCCTGGTTCTCCATTTTCCTTATCAACAAAGATCAGGGTAGCCATTCTGGACTAGCTGCGGGTATGAAACTCATATTAGACCCGGGGGGGTTAGGGAGGATGAGAGAAGCGAAGGTGTAGCACAGACCAAACTTTCTACCCTGGGCACGTCCACGTAAAAACTAGAGCGAAGGAGCGAGCGAAGCCCGTTCTTGAGCCAAAAGGCATTTAATCCAGCTCTTAACTCTTGAAGCCTACGCCGGAGGCTCTAAGTTCCAGAAGAGTCGGCGGTTTGGGGCTGGCACAGGTCCTGGTACTCATCAGAACGAGGGCTGCGCAAGCAGTCCGAGGCCGTGGCTCAAGGCGGCTCGGCGCTACAGACGACCCCGGGAAGCCCCAACCCCCGACCCCCAGGCCCTCCGGCCTCCAGCCCACCTCCTTCCTCACGAGATCCGCGCGCCCAGCCACTCACGACCTCACCGTCCACCCACGTCGGAATCCACAGCCAAATTCAACCAAGATTCGGTCTCGAGCGCCCTCGCCGGACTCCGAGTTTAAACCACAACTCACGCCCCTATTGGTTCATCTTCCCAGGAGGCGGGACCGTGGGTGGGCGGAGGCTCCCAGAAAGAACCAATGGGAGGAACCCAAGCTACCGCGGCACCGCCTGGAAAGCTTTCCCGGGAAGTTTGTAGCTTGCTTCgtgggaagaaaaaaaccaaacctgctgacacctttaCTTCTAGGTGTTGTTAACCTGCTCCTCACAGAGATAGAAAGGGAGTGAATATGGTCTTCAATTCCaggaaataaatgattattatgaTATCAAGATAcagagtttggggtttttttcctgagaCACTTAGGTGGCCAGGAAGTTCTTAAATGAAAAGACTGTGGGGTTCAGTCAAGGCAAAGTGGGGACAGAACTATTTTCCTAAAGTCTTCAATTAACTATCTGCCCAAAGAGTAAATAGAGCAGatcaaataaaaaagtagatgCAGCCCTGGAGGAAAGGGATTGCAGTCATTGGAAAAATGAGGAATTATGGATACATATAGTTGTATTTCAATTagatatgtgaaaaaaatacagtcaAGTGCTAAAACAACTCAGATTCTCTCTAAAGAACTCTAGCAgagcactgggtggctcagtcggttaagtggcctgCTCTTGAttattggctcaggtcaagatctgagggtcttgggatcaaggccccccccccccccccccccccccgcccacgctcagcggggagcctgcttcaggattttttttctctctctctttctctctctccccctctgcccctcccccatcgctcacagctctctctctctcaaataaataaatctttaaaggttAAGAAGCAATGTAAATACAAACAGATCAAACAGCAATGTTCGAGTCTTTCTGTTAGGCTTGTGATTAAGAATGGACTGACTATTCCCTAACTAGAGAACTACCCTCAATATTTCAAGCTAGGATCCTGTTTCTATTATAGCATCAAGAATCTGGGTTATGAACAAAATGATGATCCTAAGGAGTACATAATTCAGGCTTCCTTTCAAATTCTATCATTTAATGGGACTTATTTTAAGCCTCTTAACCTTATGTTAAACCTCTGTATCTTAACAAAACATTCGTCACAGCTGCCTGGAAAGGCCTGGTGGTGGAGGGcacaagagggagaaaaagatctggggaataataaaaataataaaaatatagacaaGGAATTCCAATTTCCAAGATATGGGGAGAAACTATGCTTGAAAAAATTAATGACCTTTTCATATTTCTATAGTAAGTGGAAATAGATTAAACAAATACAAGGTAAAGGAATAAAATCAAAAGACCAACACTGACCTACTCCCCACAGGTCACTAGATGCATTCTAACTTGTAGGTAAGTTGAGCCTACATTATTTCACAAAAGAATTAGCACTACACCTAGCATAGATGCAGTTCTCAATATATGTCAGTTCACTGGCCCTTTTCCTGGCATTTCGGAACCAAAATTGGTTGAAGGATTAATTCATTCAGtaggtatttattgaatgttgattaagtgccagacactgggctagGCATCAAGGAGAAAAGATCCTAATTCAAGAAGgtaaaaaggaggggcgcctgcgtggctcagtcgttgagcatctgccttcggctcaggtcatgaccccagcgtcctgggatcgagcccggcatcgagccccgcatcgagccccgcatcgagccccgcatcgagccccgcatcgagccccgcatcgagccccgcatcgagctccctgctccgcaggaggcctccctctcccctctccccctccccccaggaggcctccctctcccctctccccctccccctcccctgctcgtgttccctccctcgctgtgtctctgtcaaataaataaataaaatctttaaaaaataaaaaaaagaaggtaaaaagagCAAAAACCATGCACACCCTTatggccccttccctgcccttttccttttgttctcacCCCCCTCTTCACTCTCCCCCTGTATCTCCCGCTAAATATTTCAACTTTATCTGGCATCATCAGCACACAAAAGCGTTCACTTTGAAACCATAGCTGTACATCACCTACAGCTTCGAAGTGGGGATCCTCTATCTCCTAAGGTCTTCGGGTGCAAGATTTGTATCTCCCCTGGTTAAGTCTTCCCCTTACAACAGGAAACACTGTGTCTCCCAAGGTCAACTGTATGCTTTGACCACCCCCTCTTTGAAAGATTATTGTTTTGTCACCAGTGATGCCCCAGACCCGCTTTACTACTCCCTACTCTTACTAGATTACCCAATTAGTAAACACTCTCAATTTATCACAGCACCTAGATCCTAATCAATCCCAGTTTATTCTAATCCTGATTTACAAACAGCAACCCATCTAGAACTGACCCCTTGCTTCCCTATACTCTCCTCTGAATCTTCCAGGGGGAACCCAAACCTTACAAAaggttcttccttctcttctagtACACGTATGATTCCCCTGGGAGATGTGTTCCCTAGCTGGTTGCCTGGGAGTGTTAAAACAGGCCTCACCACTTCCAAGCGGATTTCAGGAATTGTtgaaagagatgaaaacaaaaggGTTTTGGGTTATTCAGAGACTATTCACTAACTATTCAGGCTATTCTCTAACTCTTTCTGTTCCCTCACCTATTGCCCTGCAAAATCAAAATTAGTATTTACATTCCTAAACTCTAGGCCCTGCAaatctttaataagaaaaaactTAGATTATATTGTGAGAGGCTTTGAGACA
Proteins encoded in this window:
- the PTTG1 gene encoding securin isoform X2, producing MATLIFVDKENGEPGTRVAPKDGLKPGSRPLKALDGRSQVSTPHVGKMFDAQAALPKVARKALGTVNRATENSVKTNGSLKQKQPTFSAKKVTEKTIKAKSSVPASDDTYPEIEKFFPFNPLDFESFDLPEEHQIARLPLSGVPLMILDEERELEKLLHLGPPSPLKMPSSPWESNLLQSPSILSTLDVELPPVCYDLDI
- the PTTG1 gene encoding securin isoform X1 encodes the protein MATLIFVDKENGEPGTRVAPKDGLKPGSRPPVKALDGRSQVSTPHVGKMFDAQAALPKVARKALGTVNRATENSVKTNGSLKQKQPTFSAKKVTEKTIKAKSSVPASDDTYPEIEKFFPFNPLDFESFDLPEEHQIARLPLSGVPLMILDEERELEKLLHLGPPSPLKMPSSPWESNLLQSPSILSTLDVELPPVCYDLDI